ATCGTCGACTCGATGTTCAACCAGCATGCCAAATGGCTGAAAACCGCCGCCGAAGTGCCATGGCGCAAACCCGTGGCCTCGCTCAACTATGTGCTCACCTCCCATGTCTGGCGCCAGGACCACAACGGCTTCTCCCATCAGGACCCGGGGTTCATCGATCTGGTGGCGAACAAAACGGCGGACGTGGTCCGGATCTACCTGCCGCCCGATGCCAATTGCCTGCTGTCAGTGGCCGATCACTGCCTCAGGAGCCGCAACTACATCAACGTGATCGTGGCCGGCAAGCAACCGGAGTGGCAGTGGCTGGACATCGATGCCGCCATTCGTCATTGCCAGGCCGGTATCGGACGCTGGGACTGGGCCTGCCGCGATGACAGCGATCCGGACGTGGTGATGGCCTGTGCCGGCGACGTTCCGACCCTGGAAACCCTGGCGGCGGTCACTTTGCTGCGCGAATACGTGCCGGATTTGCGGGTGCGGGTGATCAATGTCGTCGACCTGATGGTCCTGCAGCCGTCGTACCACCATCCCCACGGTTTGCCCGACAGCGTCTTCGATGAACTGTTTACCGTCGACCGGCCGGTGATCTTTGCTTTCCACGGCTACCCCGCGCTGATCCACCGGCTGCTGTACAAGCGCACCAATCATGAAAACTTCCATGTTCGCGGGTTCAAGGACGAGGGGGCGACCACCACGCCGTTCGACATGGCGGTGCTCAATAATCTGGATCGGTATCAGTTGGCCCTGGATGTCATCGAGCGCGTGCCCCGGCTGCACGATCAACTCCAGACCGCCCGGGCGCGCTACTGGGCGACGATGGAGAAACACAAGCTTTACCTTATCGAACACGGGCAGGACATGCCCGAAGTGATGGAGTGGCAATGGACGCCCGCGCCGGGCAATCAGGGCTGATGGGCGGCGCCGGGCGCTATTTGCTCTTCCAGTATTTCTGCATCTCCAGAAACAGGAACGAAGCGGTCCAGGAAATCAGCACCAGTCCCGTCAGTGCCTCCAACCCGGTCAGGTACTTGAGGTTACCCATGGGTGAAATATCGCCGAAACCGATAGTCGTGAACGTGGTGAAGGAAAAGTACACGCAGTCCATGAACGAACCATCGAAATTGCCGCGCAGGCTACCCCATTCACCGGAGCGGATCAGCAGGTAATAGATCAGCGCGAAACACCAGACCTCTAACGCATGGGCCACCATCGCGCCGAATACCCCGACGACGATCCGAAAGCGGCTCCAGAGTTTGAGCCTGGGCAGCCAATCGTTCAGACGCAGCAGGCATTCGTAGTGGATCACCACCGTGATGACCACCACCAACGTGTTGATTAGCGTGACTGCGAACATGATGGGCCTTCAGCGATGGGGGCAGGGCGCCGTCTGCGGGCGATTGTTCGCAGCGTCACGGGGCTGGTAATGCCGGGGTGGGCTTGAATGGCATCAGCGCCGGGAACTCCTCGGGCGTGAGGGTTTCCTTTTCCAGTAACAGGCGGGCGCCCTCGTCCAGGTCGGCCCGACGACTCTGAAGCAGTGCCTTGGCCCGTTGGTAGGCTTCATCGAGCAGGGCGCGAATACCCAGGTCGATTTCCCGGGCTGTCTGTTCCGAATAATCCTTTTCGCCCATCGTGGCCATGCGATCTCCCAGATACGTTGGGGTTTGCTTTTCCAGCACCGACTGCCCGAGCTCGGGGCTCATGCCGAAGCGGGTGATCAGTTGCCGGGCGATATCGGTCGCGCGGCCCAGATCGTCGGCGGCCCCGGTGGAGATCTGGCCGTAGACAAGGTCCTCGGCGGCGCGTCCGGCCATCAGCACGACAATCCGGTCCTTGAGTGTCTGGCAACTGATCAGGAAGTGATCCTCGGTCGGTCGCTGCAAGGTATAGCCCAGCGAGCCGATGGCCCGGGGCACGATCGAGACTTTATGCACCGGGTCCATGGCCGGCAGGCTGCTCGCGGCCAGGGCATGCCCCATCTCGTGATAGGCCACCACCCGGCGCTCGTCGGCATCGAGCAGGCTGCTCTTGCGTTCTAGCCCCGCGATAAGGCGTTCCACTGCGGCGGTGAAGTCGTTCAGGCTGACCGCCTCGGCGCCGCGACGGGTGGCGACGATGGCCGCTTCGTTCACCAGGTTGGCCAGGTCGGCGCCGGTGAAACCAGTGGTGATTTCGGCGATACGTGCGCTATCGAGGCCTGGTTCCACGGTGATTTTCTTCAGATGAACCTTAAGAATCGACT
The Pseudomonas sp. GR 6-02 genome window above contains:
- a CDS encoding potassium channel family protein, which encodes MFAVTLINTLVVVITVVIHYECLLRLNDWLPRLKLWSRFRIVVGVFGAMVAHALEVWCFALIYYLLIRSGEWGSLRGNFDGSFMDCVYFSFTTFTTIGFGDISPMGNLKYLTGLEALTGLVLISWTASFLFLEMQKYWKSK